Part of the Elgaria multicarinata webbii isolate HBS135686 ecotype San Diego chromosome 5, rElgMul1.1.pri, whole genome shotgun sequence genome, acatggtagccattttatgaaagggCAAGTTCCCCACCACGGAAGCCATTTTGTCAGAACGCTCATGattctcaaaatcccaaatgtgcccactgatttGAAATGGTTGGAGACACCTGCTCTTATATATcccgggggcaggaggaggagagatgctGCTGGTTCACTGGCAGAACAGCTGCTGTTTGCATGCTCATcctgggaggggaaaggaataacacacacacacacggaaaataTAAAAATGCGGCAGACACACCTCCAATTTCCCTGGAAACTCTGCCGGTGTGCATCAGACAGGGGCTGTGCTAGTAATGATGCCCATGAACCACccacacagagagggagccaatgaACTCAAGGGAACATACCCCCAGCACACAGCTCTTCATCCCAGCCATGCAGTGAAGTTTAAGTGTCCTACAAGGTGCACTTAACCTACAGTATGGTTAAGCTCTATTACCTTTATCTATAACAGTAAAGGAGGCTTGCATTCCGGCTTCCTGATACTCCGCAACTTCAGTTTCTAAAAGCCACATGCCAGCTGTGGATGGTTTCATTTTAACAGTAGTGAATGAACCTTGGAAacagaaggatttatttatttatttatatttctatactgcccaatagccgaagctctctgggtggttcacaaaaattatatgcAGGGGGaaggtatgttttaaattttagaaGAATGACGATGTAGTCATGCAATAAGTTGGTAGCTTATTCTAACTATTTTTTGCATCCTGTACTGGTATAAATTAGATATTAGGTGGAAGGTTCCTCACAGAGCAAAGTGATGGTTAACAGCAGAAGAAAGTCTCTATGTAGAAGTGGCAGTATTATTGCCAGCAAGAGAGTCTGTTGTGAAAATGTGTTGAATGTCTCTATGAGTGCTTGCTTCCTAGCATCTGACAATTTATCCACCCACTTTAAACATTACTGAGAAtgaatcaattattattattattattattatgaattatgAATTACGACTGCTCTACACCATGGTGTGGAAAAGGCTCgccagacgacacaatagtcaacggttgactatttaagtaactgttgactattgtgttgtccaaaccctgtCAGaatgataaaaagataaaagaaataaaacaccatatatatgttccctagcaactggtgcacacaggcttactgcctcggatactggaggcagcacacaaccatcagaactagtagccaatgattgcctctaggaatttatccaacccccttttaaagccatccacattggtggctatcactacttcttgtggtagtgagcaccataatttaattatgtgctgtgtgaagaagtacttcccttttatttgtcctggatcttccaccaatcagcttcatgggatgagcccaggttctagtattttgagagagggagaaaaatgtctccctatccacattctccacaccatgcataattttgtacacttctatcatgtctccctttagcctccttttttccaagctaaacaatcccagttgatgtaatcttccctcacAGAGGTGATGCtacagccccttaatcattttagttgcccttttctgcactttttccagctccataatatccttttttaggtgtggtgaccagaaccatacacagtattctaagtgttctAAGTATTCTAAGTGTCGTCGCACTGAACGCAAGCTCTGTCTTTTATTGCTCACCACTCctgaatctgtttagatgtagaacagtatataaatactgtaaattatatatacacatatagtATGTATGTAGTTATCTGAAGTCATTCCAGAAAAGTAGAGAACATTTCGTTTTCTGACACCGATACATGGATCTTATGATACTTACCAGAAAGAAGAGGGTAAACCCCAAGCTGATGATCTTCCATTCCCTGCTCTGTGAATGTCTGACCATGAAAATTAATGACATGAATGTCTTGTGGACCACCCAAGTTCAGCAAATGCCAGTGCACCGCCTCATCCTTATACATCCGCAACCCCTCCAACTGGTACTGGATCCCATTAATTGCTGAAAAGAAAATATGAtcacaaatgaaagaaaatgcaagCACGTCCTttggtaaataaaataatatgttttcaaggcacaAAGATTTGCTGCATTTTTTGTAACCGCTGAATTCTTCAGTGTCTTGACATAAGAAAGCATTTCAATTCACATTGTTAAGTGCAAGGAACTGATGAATCAATAGTAGGGCTAGTTGTGATAACACAAATGGGAAAAATGGCAGGGGTGGTGCTTGCAAAtctattatttctttattgaatTGGAAGCATGAGTGACAGCACAGACACATAAATCACACACAAGTGTTtcgtgtctgcaacaatgtaacATTCAGTAATTGACCTTCCCTATCATTTTGCCATTAAAGTCACTTATTTGTCCTCACTAGCACCCTTTAGAGGAAGGAAATATCTATACCGGGAAATTTATGTTGGGCTCTGGAAGGTCTCCCAGCACGAGTCTTTTTATCAAAGTACCAGCTTTTCTCCTCATCAAAGGCCATAAATAGCAAGACAAATTCTCGCACGTCTATCGGCCTGTTATATTCATCCAGCATTCCTTTTTGACAGACCAAGATGGGCCCAATCAAGCCAGAGTGAATATCTTTTTCCTGCAAAATAATGAATGACAGAAAGAGGCTCTAAATAAAGGAATTGCTAATCTTAATGTTCAGAAACATCAGTCTGATTCAGTTTGATGCAGATATATTAACAAAGTTCATAAAAGTTATTTCCCCGTTTCATACACAAGGAatctgttttgtatttggtgttgtaccccacctcgatccagagggagtggcggttaagaaataaattattattattattattattattattattattattattattattatttcaaatccAAAATAGATctgaaaaacaaaatgcacatAAATACTGGAAGACAAATTAGCCAGCGCATTCTTcattaaggttaaaaaaatgcACTTCTGTTTTTTCTCGGAGGTCTCCATAGGAttactttttactttttacttttgtATTAGATTGATCTTACCGGGTTTACGGCAGAGTAATAGGCCCAGGATCTACATACTCTCTGATTTTGCATAGGCCCTGATCGTTTGGTTGCATGCCAGACATATGTATAAGTATCATTGGGCATGATGGCATCGTCCTTTTTGAACCAGTCTAGAGACTGATCATCGTAGCTTCTACCTTCAGACGATTTCTCATAGTAAAGCCCATGGGCGTGGAGAGAATATGGCCTGGATGCTAGATTTTTAAACTGAACCTAGAAAGTTGAAGGGACATTGATTAGCAATGATGGAGGTAAAGAAACTCCCCTGCAAACAACAGaagtacccacccaccccaaattagaAAAAGAAACCCTAAAGGGAGAAAACAACCCAATAAAAACTGAGTGCGCTCAGTGACCAAGGAATGCTGTCTGGCTGACTATTGGAAGCAGGGGCGGGGAGCAGGAAACATGTAGGAAGGGGAATAGAATGGGatatcctgaacaggagcactacATGctacaatattttgttgcaggtcccatttgtataaataaaaaaaatcattccagGATTGAACCACAAGCTACAAAACAACTTTTAAGGTGACAGATACATTCCTCATActcaaacaaaaatgaaacccaCTCAGCACTTGACATTTTTCATTCTTAAAGTCATTCTTAAAAATCCCAAATCCCTCAACAATTCAATGACCAGGAACATGCACTTACCTGGATGACATCATCCACTTCCGCTCTAATGACGGGACCAAGAATACCAAGGTGCTCTTCATATTCCCCATCAACAATAGGAATCTTGAAAGTATCATCCAAATAACTTTGGAAAATCACTTTTCTGTACACGCTCCTGTATAAGCTACTTTTCTCTGTACTGAGGAcatggaagtgggggtggggtgacattgtgaattttaaaaataatcgaAGCTAAGACATGTATCAAgtctattttatgtattttattgttgcaagctgcCTTATGAGGGCTTCCATCccgaaaggcagccaagaaatattttaaataaaaataataaatattgtttgaCTTTCACAGGTGAAATCCAGAAGTCACTTTAGGTACACCCAGTGGCTTGGGCAGTTCCAGTATAATTTTTGGTTTGTTGTCTTTGAATAGCAAGCCCTTATGCCATGTGAAACATCTTCTGAAGGTTCTTCAGTTTCAAACATGCTTTTTTGTGTGAGTAGCAGAGAGAGTTGCTCTCTGACAAGCACAAACTTAAAGCCATAGTGGACATGCAGAAATAGCTGCACTGTTTCTTTTTCTCACAAACTCAACAGCCCACTCAGCAATTATTCTTTCCAATTCAAAGACTATAAAGATTTTCAAACATCAACAAAGATACCGAATTGGTTGAAACAgttaaaaattaaaaggaaaaaaagttaagGACATACATATACATTAAAATTTAACACATGAGCCATGAATGTGGAAATCACTAAGAATTCAGGGACAGTCATTCACATGTGATGTGTAGATGACAAAAGGGAAAATCCCTCGAACTGACcatgactggattcagacaacatgttaagccatgatggtttatttttctgaaataaCCATGATGGTATATCGTGTCATCTGCATGCTGTTTTCCCCAACCATGGCGGCTTATTTAGCCAAGATAAGCCACCCTTGTAAGCCACAgtctgcagtgtggtttattttaaccactgtggcttaccatgtcatctggCACTCCAGCGTGGCTTAAGCACATTACCTACAGAATcatctgctgctcttgcccagcagAGCTGCGATGACCATTCGCGACCATGTCCAAACCACTGCCCCCCTACTCGGCTCTAATCGTGACTGGGGTCAGGTCCTCCTTTTTTATGTCTTCTGTCCCGTTTTTGTGCAACGTAGTTCTGGGTGGAGTTTGGATTCTGGGACCCTCCCTTGACAATTTTAGGATTTGTTTTCATCTCCCAGTCCTGTTGTGTGCAAAAAGGGGCTTGAGGGAAATAACCAAAAAAGGGCACCTGACTCCAATTGCCATCGTCATCAGAGCCAGGAAGGGGGGGCTTGGAGGCAGACAAGACGGGTCTGCCACCAGGTCCCCTGGGAAGTGGGCTGGAGAACTGAGGGAGggttgaggggggaaataagctacgcacagtagcttatttgtccgaTCTTGTGATAGGGAACAGTGGTCTATTTTTAAagtaagctactgtgcatagctaATGAgctaccatggcttaaagtgacataaAAACCCACCCAGTGATTTTCATTTTTCCCTATTGTCATCTACACATCCCAGGTGCCATCTTTCATAATTGGATTTGCCATTTAGGGACGAACAGACCCTGCCAAAGGGCTGTGGCATTATATGGTAAGGGTTTCAGTCAAGGACCCTATATTCATTGATATTTGAAAGAGAATTGCATGCTGCTTCCAAAGCCCCCTATAATCCAGGCTCCCGTCTATATGACAATATGATTGcttctcattaaatataaacccaaattttcattgattcagctctaggtaaagagcatcaccctgcagcagcaacagcaatttatttcctgaatttttttatagtgcagttataaatgcgcacatgtgcattatcgcatatgtgatgctacggagtagagacAATGGaatctataaattttatatgcggagctccacagattcatataactgAGAAActgggagcgggggtggggggcgggcaaggaacaaggcagcagagaaagatgcccgttccccctctttgttttaataagctttctctgcggagctctgcagaatcagaATCTTTAAACTAAAAACGCcatgaaggaatgaggcagccgattggtgggaaatcagGAAATCGGCCAATTACATTGACCTACCCTCAAAGCCCCGCCCACATGTCAacatgcaatttaactcccccaacgacgcATAAcaataacgcggtgcaaactccaacgtgatctaaaagtcgcggtaaatcgtgaatgcgaatatgcgcattatcgtgttaaaaacccggtgctactgcgaatggacggctgcgtcatgtgtcctaaaacgcaagtatgcgcatttaggttggggtaaacaagccatatagacaaggtACAGTCTATCCAGGCCTGATTCCAAACTCGTGAACTTGTTACTCTTTCTCTCTTAACATCTGAACTATCTGGTCCCTCCTTCCTAGTTCAAGACATAACTGAAGCCTTagttgcttttaatgttcattgtttttaacttttgtaaaccgcccagagtgcttcggctatggggcggtatataaatgtaataaataaataaacaaatttttaAACTTAATTAAAAGCCCATTAATAAAGAATGACTTATTCTTAAACACCTTAGTGTACTGCAGCTAAGCCAGCAACATGGAACCGGGTTGTAATCAAAGAAAAATAATTCTATCAAACCTTCTTCTTGATGGTCCATAGTCCCAGAAAACTTCTTCAGCTGCAATGTAGTATTTCCTTACGTTTCCTCTGTTGCCAGTGGTGCGTAGGTAGATTCCAGCTATAGCCTCTGGGCTACGCTTATTATGAGTGTCAAGTCGGGAATCCATGGTATATGGATCGTGATAGTATTGAACCTGATATTCAAAGGACCCACTGCTACTCTCTTCATCGTCTATCTTGTCATATTCTAACATATCTAAGTCATATTCTTTATAGTCCCCATTTTCAACTGGAAAACCTATTTTGACAGTTGCTTCATATGGGGTTTGTGCCAGAGTGTAATTTTGGTTGACTATAACGGAGAGTTGCGAATTGCTGAGCCGTCCCAGAGGCTTGGAGGTTCTTGGTGATAAAGAGGCAtgtggggcttttttctttcGTCGGGCCTTCAGGAAAGTTCCGGATGTACTGACAGTGCAGTTCTCATTTCTTTTTTCATGTTTGTGGCTCATTTCTGGTTGGCCTAACTCAAGATGGGAGTCACCTTTATGTGCCTTCTGCATTTCCTTACTAGGAAACATAGCATTTTCTAGATACATCGTGTCATTTATGGAGCTGTTCTGAAAGTTATTGTCAATATTCCTAGTGAGATCTGTTGGTGTTTCATAAGACTTCTTCTCAGAGACGGCATTCCATTCATAATCGGTCTTTTTAGGGGGACACTTCCGTCTTTGCTTTGGCAATTTTTTCAAACTCTTGACTGTCTTTGGAATGAGAGTAGAAATCAAGGTGTCTGACACACCATCCAAAGTCAAATTGCCATTCTGTTGAACTTTCAACAGCTGCAGTTCAGAAACTTGTAATGGTTCAGAACGGTTGTTTTCCACTGTTTCTCCCACAGCCAAAGTTAAATTAGATGAAAGCATGGGAGGTGGAGGATTTACTTCCTCTTCATACTCCTCATAATAATATGAAAAGTTATAAGTTTCCAAGTTCTCTAAGCTGGAAGCATTTTCTGTACTAGGAATGGCAAAAAATTTACTATCTGAAGTGGTGTTACCTAAAGCAGAAATATTTCTCTTTTGTTGTACATAATGCAGCAAGGCACGCATCTCTTTAAGGGCAAACAATATTGCCTCTGTCAGAACATGGTTTTCACTCTTTCCGTCCAAAGTATCATTTCCAGACGCACTTTTTTCTTGCTCCTCCATTGAAGAGGTTACTGAAGAGGTTACTGCAAAAGCGGCCTTGGTGTTATTCTCTCCATCAACCCATAATTCTTCTGTATCTTTTCTCTGGACTCCCCCATCCGTTCTCAAATGTTCAGCCCTGAGTGTTTGGGTATAATTATCTGAGATCGGATGAGCTCTCTTTTCACGGTGACTTTGTCCTTGATCAGATGACAAGGTGCTAACTGGCACAGGGATAGCTGAAAGCAAAATCTCTCTGGCCAAAGATGTGTAATTGGGACGAAGGGATTCAACTGCACTTGGGTAAGAAGTGGTACTATGAATTTCCAGCACTTTATCACTATGCAAAGAATCATTGTGATTTGTGAAAACAAGACGTGAGTTCACAGAGGCACCATCGTTACTCACAGAGTTGGAGCCAGAAGTATCGTCTTGTAGGGCAATAGCTGTCAAATTCACCTCTTCTTCCTGAGCAAGTGTCTCTTTAAAGGTTCGAAGTCCCAGCATTGCAGCCAGCATCTCTTGTTCTTTGTCAACTTCGCTCAGAGCTCCTCCGTCTTGACTTTCTGCTACTGTGCCGTTGTTATCTTTAGAGTCGTTCGCTGGCTCAGTTTCCTTAGGAGAAAAATGGACAACATCTGCAGCAACATCCTCTTCGCCAAAGTcatatgcttcttcttcttcttcctcttcttcttcttcttcgttgtAATCATTACATTTGGCATCTCTAAATCTAAGTCTCATGCCATAGCTCATCTCACGGGAGCCCCACAATGATAGAAGCCACATTCCTGCAAATGCAAAAAGAAACATGCATATTACACATGCTCCTTGTACAGATATAAATTTGAATCCAATGGTGACTTTGCACTATGGGCACCCAGTTTTTGCTTgtcctacctacctacctacctactcCAAGTCTCATACTTTTCCAGGGGGTCCTCAGGCCTGAAGGAGCAGCTTTTCGAGGATCCAAGAAACTTGGGCACCCCAACTTACATCAGCAAAAATACATTTCACTAGTAGAAAACCACCACTGGAGACAGCCCACAGTTTGCTTTTGCCTGATTTTtggaggctgttcacacaacactctaacccatactcagtggttgagtgtggattgtttttgaaccatgagttgtttgcTAAActgtggattagcgtgttgtctgaacccatgatattttctgcagggtggcttgttaaccatgcagtcttGCTTGCCCACCACCCTgaccaacccaacaacaagccatgggttctcgaGAAAAATAACCctccctgcatggttaacaagccagcctgTGGAAAACATCCTTGTTTCAAGACAATACGTAAACCCAGCGTTCAACAACCGACACCTTGCAGGATAGATTGTAGGATACGTGAAAATGAACTACACCTGCAACACAGCATCCTGTGAAACAGCTTGGGTAATTATGGATAATTCCGGTCATGTAACCATTACAGGTGAGGGAAACAACCAATTGCCAATTGTTcaaactcagccactgagtgcCCATAGTGTTGCATGAACCCAGTCAAGATGTCAATAATAACAGCTTTCCTCCCACAACAAATTACAGCTTTAGGCTGTGTTTGGGGGGGTGGGCAATTTTCATTAGAGACATGGTGTATCAGGAAGGCTAAACTCATTTCCCatgtgccatggtcctgatcttgATGGCTCCCTCTCCTGGTGGCTGctatttaagaaaaacaaataccATGACACATTAAATATGGGCACACATTTCACATTGATGTGCAGTTTTGCCCTAAATATCATAGCACGTCACAGCTCCTTTATACTCACTGCATTGACTCCCATTCCatttccaatttaaagtgctgtttttgatctTTAAAGACCTTCATGTCTTGAGGACATTGTATCTGAAGTCTCTCCACATGTACATATCCAAACCTTAAGCTATTCTTTGGAGGTCAAGAACATAGCAAGAGTCAAGATGGATCTGACCAGAGGTCCATCTAAttcggcattctgttcacacagtggtctaCCAGCTGCCCAATGGAAAAcctacaaacaggacatgagtgcatcaacACCCTCTGCTcaaattccccagcaactggtgtacataggcataccacctctgatacttactgcctcggatactggaggtagcactagTCCTGATGATTACATCctacctccaggatctgaggcagtaagcctgtgtgcaccagtggctgaggaacaagggtggggagggtgctgttgtaccatgtcctgctttgttggtcccggatcaacagctggttggccactgtgtgaacagagtgctagactagatggacccttggtctgatccagcatcagggcacttcttatgtggttatgatactggaggtagcatatagccatcaggactagcaaccattgatagctttatcctccatgaatttgtctaaccctttttatagccatccaaactggtggccttcactacatcttgtggtcctTTCTCCAGATGCCCCCCACTGGGTGAGATGCAATGGGTAGCCATTAGAGAAAGAGTCTTTTTGGGGTtgacaccccagctgtggaatgcccttctggTGCCTAGCTTGGTGTCATGTCAGTGTCTTATAAATTTATGGGGGACCTATAAATCAAAGCACAAATAAATAATCAGTCATAAATCTGTCACTTACCGATATTATCCATAGTTACAGTGGCCGATTTACCATCCATGgggaaaagatttaaaatatctTGATGTTTTCCTCTGCTCAGGAAGGTGTGACCAGCAAGATATACAGGCACTATCTCATCCTGTGTGCCTACGCTGGAAAGATGCCACTCAACAACTTCAGACTGACAAAATCCTAGGATATGCTTTCTATCAGATGCAAAGCCATTGAGggctaaaattaaaaaaatgcaattcaaAATTACAATCAATATTACAAGGAGCATATCAGATCTGCTGACTACTAACACTATATGAGGAATGAAAGGGACTCCTCTTTGTACAAAGAGCAAGAGCTGTTCTACAAGTTGtgcacaatgactgggttcatatATAGTACAATAACCCACACTCGACCAACTATTTTTGAACTGTTGTTGTTTGAACCATGTTATCTGAACCTTATGTGTTTTCTTGTTGTCTGAACCTTATGTGTTTTcttcagtgtggtttatttttctcaaacaagccactccaagaacccatgatttgttgttgggatgTGAACTTGTGGGTtctttgtggttaacaagccatggtttggtagcacgactgggttcagacaacacaataacccaaggttcaacaacaacccacacccaaTCCATACTCAACTACTAAGtgtaggttatcatgttgtgtgaagccaATCAATGAGGTAGATGAATTCTGGAATTTATcactttagaccagtggttctcaaccttcctaatgccgcgaccctttaatacagttcctcatgttgtggtgacccccaaccataaaattattttcgttcttctctacacgatccattgtcatgggatggtttgctaatgaaaataatacataacaatagctttaataat contains:
- the F5 gene encoding coagulation factor V, encoding MGMWTMAAIFKCLLLMLLGSGWPGLGNTSVKAAQLREHNIAAQFTSWNYSSQHEELSRLPHPSFKKIVYQEYEADFKTEKPRNALLGLLGPTLRAEVGDTLIIHFRNFVDRPLNIHPQSPIDNKKPESSSYFDKASLTEGLVSAVPPGQMHTYVWEVTAAIGPKAADPPCLTYAYYSQVNMVADFNSGLIGALLICKEGSLHENGTQKLFDREYVLMFAVLDESKSWGKGTSLMYTINGYANGTLPDVQACCYDRISWHLIGMSSMPEIFSIHFNGQTLEQDRYKVSTVSLVAGASATANMSVSMTGRWLISSLITKHLQAGMHGYLNIEDCGKPDTLTMKLTFRQWRFIKDWDYFIAAEEITWDYDQDIVDNVDKSHKSQCLDIFSNLIGKKYKKAVFRQYKDATFSKRIEDTRPKEHGILGPIIRAQVRDKIKIVFKNMASRPYSIYAHGVTLSKDAEGAVYPSDSKENSTKGAAVQPGEVYTYTWTVRDTDAPTAKDASCVTRFYHSAVDTTRDIASGLIGPLLVCKPKALDTKGIQNKADEEQHAVFAVFDENKSWYLEENIKKYCSNPSTVKRDDPKFYNSNVIKTLNGFASDRKHILGFCQSEVVEWHLSSVGTQDEIVPVYLAGHTFLSRGKHQDILNLFPMDGKSATVTMDNIGMWLLSLWGSREMSYGMRLRFRDAKCNDYNEEEEEEEEEEEAYDFGEEDVAADVVHFSPKETEPANDSKDNNGTVAESQDGGALSEVDKEQEMLAAMLGLRTFKETLAQEEEVNLTAIALQDDTSGSNSVSNDGASVNSRLVFTNHNDSLHSDKVLEIHSTTSYPSAVESLRPNYTSLAREILLSAIPVPVSTLSSDQGQSHREKRAHPISDNYTQTLRAEHLRTDGGVQRKDTEELWVDGENNTKAAFAVTSSVTSSMEEQEKSASGNDTLDGKSENHVLTEAILFALKEMRALLHYVQQKRNISALGNTTSDSKFFAIPSTENASSLENLETYNFSYYYEEYEEEVNPPPPMLSSNLTLAVGETVENNRSEPLQVSELQLLKVQQNGNLTLDGVSDTLISTLIPKTVKSLKKLPKQRRKCPPKKTDYEWNAVSEKKSYETPTDLTRNIDNNFQNSSINDTMYLENAMFPSKEMQKAHKGDSHLELGQPEMSHKHEKRNENCTVSTSGTFLKARRKKKAPHASLSPRTSKPLGRLSNSQLSVIVNQNYTLAQTPYEATVKIGFPVENGDYKEYDLDMLEYDKIDDEESSSGSFEYQVQYYHDPYTMDSRLDTHNKRSPEAIAGIYLRTTGNRGNVRKYYIAAEEVFWDYGPSRRSTEKSSLYRSVYRKVIFQSYLDDTFKIPIVDGEYEEHLGILGPVIRAEVDDVIQVQFKNLASRPYSLHAHGLYYEKSSEGRSYDDQSLDWFKKDDAIMPNDTYTYVWHATKRSGPMQNQRVCRSWAYYSAVNPEKDIHSGLIGPILVCQKGMLDEYNRPIDVREFVLLFMAFDEEKSWYFDKKTRAGRPSRAQHKFPAINGIQYQLEGLRMYKDEAVHWHLLNLGGPQDIHVINFHGQTFTEQGMEDHQLGVYPLLSGSFTTVKMKPSTAGMWLLETEVAEYQEAGMQASFTVIDKECRLPMGMESGVIEDSQISASGHIGYWEPKLARLNNSGKYNAWSTDKKNALPWIQVDLRRHVLITGIQTQGAKALLKSLYTMEYFIAYSNDGRKWINFKGNYIGISMPFEGNSDAHGIKENTIDPPIVTRYIRVFPSKSYNRPTLRIELLGCETEVCSMPLGMESGAIKDAQITASSFKKTWWSSWEPSLARLNLKGRTNAWQPKSSNHRQWLQINLLQPMKITGIITQGAKSMNTKMYVKTFSILYSDDGSAWKPYLDGSNSFEKVFTGNINNDGQIKHFFKPPIVSGFIRIVPKTWNQSIALRLELFGCDAS